In a genomic window of SAR324 cluster bacterium:
- a CDS encoding succinylglutamate desuccinylase/aspartoacylase family protein yields MTSSPIMTTIDFEKEGKQTGYLRLPHSVHRSAYGWIPFPVACIRNGEGPTALLLAGTHGDEYEGQVTLSKLIYELEPQDIKGRVIILPMLNFPASKAGLRTSPIDDLNLNRVYPGDPEGSPTLVIAHYVETILMPMADYGLDLHSGGSSLHYIPSAVGAVETDSERLQEIQRLMKVFGAPYSFFFPGGHAAGTSGNHAARRQNVLMFGTEMGGSGTITAECLKICEEGTRRFLAEIGVLLSSGVAPAETESRMLHAPDFSFFSYADGEGIFEPAVGLGSEVKKGEIAGYVHTPENPGSKPKTVYFDAEGVVVCQRIPGRVLRGDCLYHLGCDF; encoded by the coding sequence ATGACCTCTAGCCCAATCATGACAACCATTGATTTTGAAAAGGAAGGTAAACAAACAGGCTACCTCAGACTTCCTCATTCTGTCCATCGATCAGCCTACGGCTGGATTCCGTTTCCAGTTGCTTGTATTAGAAATGGAGAAGGGCCTACCGCACTTCTTCTCGCTGGCACCCATGGCGATGAATACGAAGGACAAGTCACTCTTTCAAAACTGATTTACGAACTGGAACCCCAAGACATTAAAGGTAGGGTGATCATCCTGCCGATGCTCAATTTTCCAGCATCCAAGGCGGGACTCCGAACATCACCAATTGACGATCTGAACTTGAATCGTGTTTATCCTGGAGATCCTGAGGGTTCTCCAACTCTTGTGATTGCGCATTATGTAGAGACCATCTTGATGCCAATGGCTGATTATGGTTTGGATCTCCATAGTGGAGGATCCTCGTTGCACTATATTCCCAGTGCGGTTGGAGCCGTAGAGACCGATTCAGAGCGGTTACAGGAAATTCAAAGGCTCATGAAAGTATTTGGAGCTCCCTATTCTTTTTTCTTTCCCGGTGGACATGCAGCGGGCACTTCTGGTAACCATGCTGCCCGGCGCCAAAATGTTCTGATGTTTGGCACTGAGATGGGAGGTAGTGGGACCATCACCGCTGAATGTTTAAAAATTTGTGAAGAGGGCACTCGTCGATTTCTTGCTGAGATTGGAGTCTTACTTAGTAGTGGAGTGGCGCCAGCTGAAACAGAATCTCGAATGCTTCACGCACCAGACTTTTCTTTCTTTAGCTATGCGGACGGTGAGGGTATCTTCGAACCCGCAGTTGGACTAGGAAGTGAGGTCAAAAAAGGAGAAATAGCTGGTTATGTACATACCCCAGAGAATCCAGGCTCAAAGCCCAAAACAGTTTATTTTGATGCAGAGGGTGTTGTGGTTTGCCAAAGAATCCCTGGACGAGTGTTGAGGGGAGATTGCCTATATCACCTAGGTTGTGATTTCTAG
- a CDS encoding type II secretion system protein GspG → MKFFLSLALILLPIQIYGQIYTIQVNDYQGNGWEHTVRLDPFTDEKISTVSKAAKDGPDTSVSKPVLFVRSNGDIYVDWKRFISKNRFDQPLRYRFDKGEIENTKVATSTKANLTFLVIGENLKSYLNFIKHIRDSMTLAVGIEDSEGVEYVAAFDLTGSSKAFSLIEEEGESPEVQFESIQITKTQLRDLETALSLYEAHNSRFPTTEQTLSALLQQPIVGSNYENWKGPYFRSQQIPVDGWGNPYNYTSDGTRYLILSLGADGKSGGVGVNADVSAIGKLYWGKNVDN, encoded by the coding sequence ATGAAATTCTTTCTGAGCCTAGCGCTCATCCTCCTACCCATTCAAATCTATGGACAAATCTACACCATTCAAGTCAATGATTATCAGGGTAATGGTTGGGAACATACAGTACGACTAGACCCATTTACTGATGAAAAAATCTCCACAGTGAGTAAGGCAGCCAAAGATGGGCCAGACACCTCTGTTAGCAAACCAGTTTTGTTTGTCAGGAGTAATGGAGATATTTATGTGGATTGGAAGCGCTTCATTAGCAAAAATAGATTCGACCAGCCATTAAGATACCGTTTTGACAAGGGAGAGATCGAAAACACGAAAGTTGCCACCTCGACCAAAGCCAATTTGACTTTCCTTGTTATCGGGGAAAACTTGAAATCGTATCTAAACTTCATCAAACACATTAGAGACTCGATGACTTTAGCGGTTGGAATAGAGGATTCAGAAGGAGTTGAGTATGTAGCAGCCTTTGATCTGACAGGTTCCTCAAAGGCGTTTTCTTTGATTGAGGAGGAGGGGGAGAGTCCTGAGGTGCAGTTTGAGTCCATACAGATCACCAAAACTCAACTAAGGGATTTGGAAACCGCCCTGAGTTTGTATGAGGCTCATAACAGCCGTTTTCCTACAACCGAGCAAACTTTGAGTGCACTGCTGCAGCAACCCATTGTTGGGAGCAATTACGAGAACTGGAAAGGACCTTATTTTCGAAGTCAACAAATACCCGTTGATGGGTGGGGGAATCCCTACAATTATACTAGTGATGGAACTCGCTACCTCATTCTATCTCTTGGGGCCGATGGAAAGAGCGGGGGAGTTGGAGTGAATGCTGATGTTTCAGCAATCGGAAAACTCTATTGGGGAAAAAATGTAGACAATTGA
- a CDS encoding pentapeptide repeat-containing protein yields the protein MKKSILLALPILFLTANLYGYKPEDLGKLQDSKNCSKCDLSGANFYEADLQEVNLNGAILHHANLRRSNLSGADLGGAMLFRADLFGANLTNTNLEGAKFCNTILPLGSISVKDC from the coding sequence ATGAAGAAAAGCATTCTTTTAGCACTCCCAATTTTATTTCTCACTGCAAATCTATATGGTTATAAGCCAGAAGATTTAGGAAAACTCCAAGATTCAAAGAATTGTTCCAAGTGTGACCTCAGTGGAGCCAATTTTTATGAAGCAGATCTTCAGGAGGTTAATCTGAATGGAGCTATTTTACACCATGCCAACCTAAGAAGATCAAACTTGAGTGGTGCAGATCTAGGCGGTGCTATGCTGTTTAGGGCTGATTTATTTGGAGCTAATCTGACGAATACAAATCTAGAGGGAGCTAAATTCTGTAATACTATTCTTCCCTTGGGTTCCATATCTGTCAAAGATTGTTGA
- a CDS encoding stress response translation initiation inhibitor YciH (involved in start site selection during the initiation of translation), translating into MNDDLVYSSELGDLRKEKTKISKDDVEVDESSLQLLVRRLTSGKGRTVIEINGLPSNKNWCKGLAKDLKKRIGVGGSYKNDIIEVHGENYEKVAKFLESKKIIFKKIGG; encoded by the coding sequence GTGAATGATGATTTAGTTTATTCAAGCGAATTGGGTGACTTAAGAAAAGAAAAAACTAAAATTTCTAAAGATGATGTTGAGGTTGACGAATCTTCTCTGCAACTTCTAGTTCGGCGGTTGACTTCCGGTAAAGGTCGAACTGTGATTGAAATCAACGGCCTACCATCCAATAAAAACTGGTGTAAGGGACTTGCCAAAGACTTGAAGAAAAGAATTGGTGTTGGCGGCTCTTACAAAAATGACATCATTGAAGTTCATGGTGAGAATTACGAGAAGGTAGCAAAATTTTTAGAGTCGAAAAAGATTATTTTTAAAAAAATTGGTGGATAA
- a CDS encoding 3-hydroxybutyrate dehydrogenase: MTTYNVFITGATSGIGLEIAQILASEGHQISYNGIADLEETITISEKLTDLGATSVHYFDADMCDGEAIRKMIATAENTMGPIDVLVNNAGVQHVAPIEKFPISKWDDVIAINLTAHFHTIASVIEGMRSRGFGRIINISSVHGLVASTNKSAYVSAKHGVVGLTKTVALECATDGITVNAICPGWVRTPLVESQIHVRSEMSGRSFEKEASVLIHERQPSQTFVTPEQIGSLCIYLMSEAAASVTGMAIPIDGAWTAQ, encoded by the coding sequence ATGACAACTTATAATGTTTTTATCACTGGTGCGACAAGCGGAATTGGCCTTGAAATAGCGCAAATTCTTGCTTCTGAAGGGCACCAAATTTCCTATAATGGCATAGCTGACCTCGAAGAAACAATTACAATTAGTGAGAAATTAACTGATTTGGGCGCCACCAGTGTCCATTATTTTGATGCCGATATGTGTGATGGAGAGGCTATTAGAAAAATGATTGCCACTGCCGAAAATACAATGGGCCCAATCGATGTGTTGGTCAACAATGCAGGTGTTCAACATGTAGCCCCGATTGAAAAATTTCCAATTTCCAAATGGGATGATGTGATAGCTATTAATCTAACAGCACACTTCCATACCATTGCTTCCGTCATTGAGGGTATGCGCAGTCGAGGCTTTGGGCGCATCATCAATATTTCCTCTGTGCATGGTCTGGTTGCTTCTACAAATAAATCTGCTTACGTCTCTGCAAAGCATGGTGTGGTGGGTCTAACGAAAACAGTAGCTCTTGAATGTGCAACTGATGGAATTACCGTCAACGCGATCTGCCCTGGATGGGTCAGAACACCGCTCGTAGAATCACAGATACACGTCCGATCGGAGATGAGTGGTAGAAGTTTTGAGAAGGAGGCTAGTGTACTAATTCATGAACGTCAACCAAGTCAGACTTTTGTGACTCCAGAACAAATTGGTAGTTTATGCATTTATTTGATGAGTGAGGCTGCTGCAAGTGTCACCGGTATGGCGATACCGATTGATGGAGCTTGGACTGCGCAATAA